A genome region from Brassica oleracea var. oleracea cultivar TO1000 chromosome C2, BOL, whole genome shotgun sequence includes the following:
- the LOC106320205 gene encoding ycf20-like protein, whose protein sequence is MACQIQASRILTSSSSSIIEIDKGRTFMTNVLHTRINPMKSFQIRRPNQRIAFALDTGSSVPPPGPGDNGGDRTGLGSTRLGRIAVALGKQLLVKINSARQNFPMKIFLLLLGFYTANALATILGQTGDWDVLVAGIVVAAIEGIGMLMYRKKKKPSSSSSGKKLQSFVVFMNFWKAGVCLGLFVDAFKLGS, encoded by the exons ATGGCATGTCAAATTCAAGCTTCACGCATCTTAACATCATCATCGTCATCAATCATCGAAATTGATAAAGGTCGAACCTTTATGACAAATGTGTTACACACAAGGATCAATCCCATGAAAAG TTTTCAGATTCGAAGACCGAATCAGAGAATAGCGTTTGCGTTAGACACAGGCTCTTCAGTTCCTCCTCCTGGTCCTGGAGACAACGGAGGAGACAGAACAGGTCTAGGTAGCACTAGACTAGGCAGAATCGCGGTTGCGTTAGGCAAACAGCTGCTTGTGAAGATAAACTCCGCAAGACAAAACTTTCCCATGAAGATATTTCTGCTGCTTCTTGGTTTCTACACTGCTAATGCATTGGCCACCATTCTTGGCCAAACCGGTGACTGGGACGTGCTTGTTGCGGGTATCGTCGTGGCTGCCATTGAAGGAATCGGTATGCTTATGTATAGGAAGAAGAAGAAGCCATCTTCTTCTTCTTCTGGGAAGAAGTTGCAGTCTTTTGTTGTCTTTATGAATTTCTGGAAAGCTGGTGTTTGTTTGGGTCTCTTTGTTGATGCTTTCAAGTTGGGTAGCTGA